The following proteins come from a genomic window of Aspergillus oryzae RIB40 DNA, chromosome 4:
- a CDS encoding RNA-DNA hybrid ribonuclease (ribonuclease H), which produces MTNATPSPPPGPATKPSPSVQSTPTSTAGTKRKRGSAGKYYAVKAGYQPGVYYAWNDCLTQVTGYKGAVFQAFSTLEEANAFLTGSKLPPAPGATASSTEPSRFYGIQRGRVPGVYTDWAKAQEQIKGFARPRYKKFSTKEEAEAFVKLGQANGASFAGNTSEIQKLPGAPGILSDVLKDEQGSPIEPGDGPLPPGAEDGFDPNVLLDPKSGKVVYKTKEQKSVTKTKATGPPGMLRIYTDGSSLKNGRALASAGVGVYFGPGDNRNVSEPLKGSRQTNQRAELTAILRALDIAPRHRDVTIFTDSQYAIKCVTVWYVKWQRNKWLTSDNKPVENKDLVESIRVKIEERDELKVKTLFEWVKGHNSDPGNEAADRLAVNGAQRGVSEKAAAMEAAKNIPDEIFDYDI; this is translated from the exons ATGACGAACGCTACTCCATCCCCTCCTCCCGGTCCTGCCACAAAACCGTCTCCGAGTGTACAATCGACTCCGACATCCACAGCTGGTACCAAGCGCAAACGAGGTTCCGCAGGGAAATATTACGCGGTCAAGGCGGGATATCAACCTGGGGTTTACTATGCATGGAATGACTGCTTGACCCAGGTAACCGGGTACAAAGGTGCAGTGT TTCAAGCATTCTCGACGTTAGAAGAGGCAAATGCATTCCTTACAGGCTCAAAACTACCGCCAGCGCCGGGCGCCACTGCTTCCAGCACAGAACCTAGTCGATTTTACGGCATACAGCGTGGGCGAGTACCCGGTGTTTATACCGACTGGGCAAAAGCTCAGGAGCAGATCAAGGGATTCGCACGACCGCGTTATAAGAAGTTTTCCACAAAGGAAGAGGCCGAAGCCTTTGTAAAACTGGGTCAAGCCAATGGTGCTTCGTTCGCTGGGAACACTTCAGAGATACAGAAACTCCCTGGAGCACCCGGGATATTGAGCGACGTACTAAAGGACGAGCAAGGCTCCCCCATAGAGCCAGGGGATGGCCCATTGCCTCCCGGGGCAGAGGATGGGTTCGACCCAAACGTACTTTTGGACCCAAAATCAGGAAAGGTGGTCTATAAAACGAAGGAGCAGAAAAGTGTAACAAAGACGAAGGCAACTGGTCCTCCCGGGATGTTGCGAATTTATACGGATGGTAGTTCGCTGAAGAATGGCAGAGCGCTTGCGTCGGCGGGAGTTGGCGTTTATTTCGGACCCGGGGACAACAG AAATGTCTCGGAGCCCCTGAAAGGTAGCCGTCAGACGAACCAGCGTGCAGAACTGACAGCTATCCTTCGAGCTCTTGACATAGCTCCACGTCATCGAGATGTGACAATCTTCACAGATAGTCAGTATGCGATAAAATGTGTGACGGTGTGGTATGTCAAATGGCAGCGCAATAAGTGGCTTACGTCGGATAACAAACCGGTTGAGAACAAGGACTTAGTCGAATCAATTCGTGTCAAAATCGAGGAGCGGGATGAGCTTAAAGTTAAGACACTATTCGAGTGGGTTAAGGGGCACAATTCGGACCCGGGAAATGAGGCAGCTGACCGTCTGGCTGTTAATGGAGCGCAACGGGGGGTATCTGAAAAGGCAGCAGCTATGGAAGCGGCCAAGAATATCCCCGATGAAATATTTGACTATGATATCTAA
- a CDS encoding uncharacterized protein (predicted protein), translating into MNGTTAEPTYSHPPRPTRTSFNITRELHVACLLDDAERVTELLAMGADCDAVSYAGYSALDVADLLNRVSIVKCLLAHVNIQETGMLELISTVVRALLEMGLNDQLQDEALFRGVFLMACYIGTTFVVNALVKYGPGLFISPFEDMFVHVAMFLNNTEVADTIRDIADLERRKMFRDVEVCGPRGSSHSSKPGQH; encoded by the exons ATGAATGGCACCACTGCAGAGCCTACTTACTCCCACCCACCTCGCCCAACAAGGACCTCCTTCAATATTACACGCGAGTTGCACGTTGCCTGCTTACTGGATGATGCTGAGCGGGTTACTGAATTGCTTGCGATGGGAGCAGATTGCGATGCCGTTAGCTACGCTGGCTATTCTGCGCTTGACGTCGCTGACTTGCTGAACCGAGTGAGCATTGTCAAATGTCTTTTGGCCCATGTGAATATCCAAGAGACCGGGATGCTAGAGCTCAT ATCGACTGTTGTACGAGCTTTACTGGAGATGGGTCTTAATGACCAGCTCCAAGACGAGGCGCTGTTCCGTGGAGTTTTCCTCATGGCCTGCTATATTGGAACGACTTTTGTCGTCAATGCTCTGGTCAAATATGGGCCGGGTCTTTTTATCTCTCCTTTCGAGGATATGTTTGTTCATGTTGCCATGTTTCTGAACAATACCGAAGTAGCTGATACGATTCGCGATATTGCTGACCTTGAACGTCGCAAGATGTTCAGAGATGTCGAGGTATGTGGTCCAAGAGGAAGCTCACACAGCTCAAAACCTGGCCAACACTAA
- a CDS encoding uncharacterized protein (predicted protein), with product MPTRHDCQIGTPTDSHNASSKITNDEDATSQFTAKTPHIYSFNPLTHTQVMEDLPDSVDLKSFFVSPSSARTVPREWAVSLGRALGHWLSSFHSWAKEPAQADVALELEQNHFFRDLKFSINYDNLINMVSKYPEILEGSRAVFEKVRDMAKSESGRKDGEGFGVIHGDFWSGK from the exons ATGCC AACACGGCATGATTGCCAAATCGGGACGCCGACTGATTCACACAATGCTTC CTCGAAAATCACGAACGATGAAGACGCAACCAGCCAATTCACGGCAAAAACACCCCATATATACTCATTCAATCCGCTCACCCACACCCAAGTTATGGAAGATCTTCCTGACTCCGTAGATCTAAAATCATTTTTTGTGTCGCCCAGCTCAGCTCGAACTGTGCCCCGTGAATGGGCGGTGTCTCTTGGCCGGGCATTGGGGCACTGGCTGAGTTCCTTTCATTCATGGGCCAAGGAGCCAGCACAGGCTGATGTGGCTCTGGAATTAGAGCAGAACCACTTCTTCCGGGATTTGAAGTTCAGCATAAACTATGATAATTTGATAAACATGGTCAGCAAGTACCCTGAGATACTGGAGGGCAGCCGAGCCGTTTTCGAGAAGGTCAGGGATATGGCAAAGAGTGAGtcgggaaggaaagatggagagggaTTTGGAGTGATCCATGGGGACTTCTGGTCGGGGAAGTAA
- a CDS encoding FMN-dependent alpha-hydroxy acid dehydrogenase (glycolate oxidase) has product MAKVFDAAEVAKHNTPDSCWVILYGKVYNVTDFLSEHPGGSKIILKLAGKDATEEYDPIHPPGILEENLKPEAMLGTVNPDTLPKVQAEPVPSSSDETEGPPPMESLLNMDDIEQVATKNVSKKAWAYYYSASDDKISKHFNTEVYRSILLRPRVFIDCTQCDLDTTLLGHKLGMPIYVSPAAMARLGHPAGEAGIAEACRSFGAMQVISNNASMTPEQIVKDAAPDQVFGWQIYVQIDRKKSEAMLARINKLKQIKFIVLTLDAPVPGKREDDERGNAIGASAPVPSAAKTADSAEDETSRINQSSGGVGKQLFAGTDPSLTWKETLPWLAERTNLPIILKGLQTHEDAYIASLHTPQVKGIILSNHGGRALDTAPPAVHTLMEIRKYCPEVFDRLEVWVDGGIRRGTDVVKALCLGAKAVGIGRPALWGLGAGGVDGVKRTLQILADESKTCMRLLGVETVDKLGPQHINTRLLEQQVYNGPSGLESIRSVFRAKL; this is encoded by the exons ATGGCCAAAGTGTTCGATGCGGCGGAAG TCGCGAAACATAATACCCCAGACAGTTGCTGGGTGATCCTATATGGGAAAGTGTACAAT GTCACCGACTTCCTCTCCGAGCACCCCGGTGGTTCCAAAATTATTTTGAAGCTCGCAGGAAAGGATGCAACCGAAGAATACGATCCCATTCACCCCCCGGGCATTTTAGAAGAAAACCTGAAGCCAGAAGCGATGCTTGGTACTGTCAATCCAGATACACTTCCGAAGGTACAGGCAGAGCCAGTACCCTCGTCAAGCGATGAGACGGAGGGTCCACCCCCGATGGAGTCCCTTCTCAACATGGACGACATCGAACAGGTGGCTACAAAAAACGTGAGCAAGAAGGCATGGGCCTACTACTATTCCGCCTCTGATGATAAAATTTCCAAACATTTCAACACGGAAGTTTACCGCTCAATTCTCTTACGGCCACGGGTTTTCATTGACTGCACACAATGCGACTTGGATACTACGTTGCTGGGACATAAGTTAGGAATGCCAATATATGTGTCCCCTGCCGCGATGGCTCGATTGGGCCATCCGGCTGGTGAGGCAGGTATCGCCGAAGCTTGCCGCAGCTTTGGAGCCATGCAGGTTATCTCAAACAACGCATCTATGACACCAGAGCAAATTGTAAAAGATGCAGCTCCCGACCAAGTATTTGGATGGCAGATTTATGTCCAAATTGATCGCAAGAAGAGCGAAGCGATGCTGGCACGGATAAACAAACTCAAGCAAATCAAGTTCATTGTTTTGACCCTGGATGCCCCGGTGCCgggcaaaagagaagatgacgagcgGGGAAATGCTATCGGAGCATCAGCTCCAGTTCCAAGCGCGGCAAAGACAGCAGATAgtgctgaagatgaaaccTCTCGGATTAATCAATCTTCTGGCGGTGTTGGGAAACAACTCTTCGCTGGAACAGATCCCTCACTGACCTGGAAAGAAACTTTACCATGGTTGGCCGAGCGTACTAACTTGCCAATTATCCTAAAGGGCCTACAAACTCATGAGGATGCCTATATTGCTTCTCTACATACACCTCAAGTCAAGGGCATTATTCTTTCGAATCACGGCGGCCGTGCTCTCGACACTGCTCCCCCGGCAGTTCATACGTTGATGGAAATCAGAAAATATTGCCCGGAAGTATTCGATAGATTGGAAGTTTGGGTTGACGGCGGCATCCGGCGTGGTACAGACGTTGTAAAAGCACTATGCTTGGGGGCGAAGGCCGTGGGAATCGGGCGACCCGCCCTGTGGGGCCTTGGGGCCGGCGGTGTCGATGGTGTCAAGCGAACCCTGCAGA TACTGGCGGACGAGAGCAAGACATGCATGCGGTTACTTGGTGTAGAAACTGTGGATAAGCTGGGCCCCCAACAT ATCAATACCCGTCTTCTTGAGCAACAGGTTTATAATGGTCCATCAGGCCTCGAATCCATACGGAGCGTTTTCCGAGCGAAATTATAG
- a CDS encoding uncharacterized protein (predicted protein) has translation MHRARTVALTTDEIVEVRAAQRTFEGAYVRTALSQFSFALVVLKIFTSEFYSTGALFAIYGTGVLIIGLFRRQQGNRQFFSEVGEDGIHRHKFRTSGNAVVVLTALSVAAYATLIALTLRLDK, from the coding sequence ATGCACCGGGCTCGCACTGTTGCGCTAACAACCGATGAGATCGTTGAAGTGCGGGCAGCTCAGCGGACTTTTGAAGGAGCCTATGTCCGGACAGCATTATCACAGTTTTCGTTTGCCCTCGTTGTGCTCAAAATTTTCACTAGCGAGTTCTACAGCACAGGGGCTTTGTTCGCGATTTACGGCACCGGTGTGCTCATTATTGGTCTCTTCCGCCGCCAACAAGGGAATCGGCAGTTTTTCTCGGaggtgggagaagatggcatCCATAGACATAAGTTTCGAACGAGCGGAAATGCGGTGGTCGTACTGACGGCTCTGAGCGTCGCCGCATACGCCACACTGATTGCTCTCACTCTCAGGCTGGATAAGTAG
- a CDS encoding 6-phosphofructo-2-kinase PFK26 (fructose-6-phosphate 2-kinase/fructose-2, 6-biphosphatase), translating into MTSASTPDSLQNRVPDSSDGGSSNGCSRPGIGKDANLMPPAKTLVGRALGNDLHSDAHRGSQASKDGVGFALTDTPISTAPSSPQFNANNTPTTTASTPGRVRATTLDIPGLTKSKVSPDGRIAQRDVGSKLVIVMVGLPARGKSYVTKKLARYLNWLQHDTEIFNNGVTIVPPFNASPEDKRAMQEASPEPLDQSASFFDPKNQLAVKLREQVALDTLDELLDYILDRGGSVGILDATNSTMERRKAIVDHIRKRAGPELGILFLESSCVDQELLEANMRLKLSGPDYKGQNPVKALEDFKKRVQLYEKSYVPLGEYEEKHNMAYIRMIDVGRKVVSHQTHGFLSSQVVYYLLNFNLSPRQIWITRHGESKDNQAGRIGGDSELSENGHRYGKALTRFIDHQRNEWEMNQRQKEMMQKFPPRPGDSTPPNPSYIPSDRPRNFCVWSSMMQRAISTVESFNEDEYDVKQMKMLDELHAGKMEGMTYEEIREKFPDEYATRKRDKLYYRYPGPGGEGYLDVINRLRAVIVEVERMTDHVLLVTHRAVARVLLAYFKGLKCDEVTDLDVPLGMLYMLEPKPYGVEFKAYRYNPDTDWFDYIPNFELRQTSAN; encoded by the exons ATGACAAGCGCGTCAACGCCCGATTCTTTGCAAAACCGTGTACCAGATAGTTCCGACGGAGGCTCGTCAAATGGATGTTCTAGGCCCGGAATCGGGAAAGATGCTAATCTTATGCCTCCGGCAAAGACGCTGGTTGGAAGAGCGCTAGGAAATGACCTGCATTCCGATGCCCACAGAGGCTCACAAGCATCCAAGGATGGTGTCGGGTTCGCCCTAACTGACACTCCGATTTCTACCGCACCTTCGTCTCCACAATT CAATGCTAATAACACTCCAACTACGACCGCCTCGACGCCTGGTCGGGTTCGTGCCACCACACTTGATATTCCAGGTCTCACCAAATCGAAGGTGTCGCCTGATGGTCGGATTGCTCAACGTGATGTTGGGTCCAAGCTAGTCATTGTCATGGTCGGCCTCCCTGCACGGGGGAAAAGTTATGTGACCAAGAAATTGGCTCGCTACTTAAACTGGCTGCAGCATGACACCGAAATCTTCAAC AATGGAGTCACTATTGTGCCACCATTTAATGCGTCAccagaagacaaaagggCTATGCAAGAAGCGTCCCCTGAACCGCTTGACCAGTCTGCAAGCTTCTTCGACCCTAAAAATCAGCTGGCCGTGAAGCTTAGAGAGCAGGTGGCCCTGGACACCTTAGACGAACTGTTGGACTATATCCTCGACAGAGGTGGCAGCGTTGGCATCCTTGACGCAACTAATAGTACGATGGAGCGCCGCAAAGCAATTGTAGATCATATTCGCAAGCGTGCTGGCCCTGAGCTCGGTATATTGTTCCTTGAGAGCAGCTGTGTGGATCAAGAGCTGCTGGAGGCCAACATGCGCTTGAAATTGTCAGGTCCGGACTATAAGGGCCAGAACCCAGTGAAAGCATTGGAGGATTTCAAGAAGCGTGTTCAACTATACGAGAAATCGTATGTGCCCCTCGGCGAATACGAAGAAAAACATAATATGGCTTATATCAGGATGATCGACGTGGGTCGCAAAGTTGTGTCGCATCAGACCCACGGTTTTCTCTCATCCCAAGTCGTCTACTACCTGTTGAACTTCAATCTATCACCGCGGCAAATATGGATTACCAGGCACGGCGAGAGTAAGGATAACCAGGCAGGCCGAATCGGTGGTGACTCGGAACTCAGCGAAAATGGCCATCGCTATGGCAAAGCACTCACCCGATTCATTGATCACCAGCGAAACGAGTGGGAAATGAACcagagacagaaagagatgaTGCAGAAGTTTCCCCCACGTCCGGGTGATAGCACTCCGCCCAACCCTTCGTACATTCCTAGTGACCGGCCACGCAATTTCTGTGTTTGGTCCTCCATGATGCAGCGTGCGATTTCGACAGTCGAGTCTTTCAACGAGGACGAATATGATGTCAAACAAATGAAGATGCTCGACGAGCTTCATGCGGGAAAGATGGAGGGCATGACATATGAGGAAATCCGTGAAAAATTTCCCGACGAATACGCGACCCGCAAACGCGACAAGCTTTACTACAGGTATCCAGGAcctggaggagaagggtatctGGATGTTATCAACCGACTTAGAGCAGTGATTGTCGAGGTTGAGCGAATGACCGATCATGTTTTGTTAGTCACTCACCGAGCCGTAGCACGCGTCCTTCTGGCTTACTTCAAGGGCCTCAAATGCGATGAGGTGACAGACTTAGACGTGCCTTTGGGAATGTTGTATATGCTTGAGCCCAAGCCATACGGGGTTGAGTTCAAAGCATATCGCTACAACCCAGACACCGACTGGTTTGACTATATTCCCAATTTTGAGCTACGCCAGACCAGCGCCAATTAG
- a CDS encoding DsbA family oxidoreductase (predicted dithiol-disulfide isomerase involved in polyketide biosynthesis), whose protein sequence is MIYQKLAHLNKHIAITMTNFNIQIISDSVCPWCYVGLRRLSRAIATHKSVHPTDTFTLTWHAYYLRPDNPPYPGLDKREYYISRFGEDGFSQISNKLGEVGRQEGIAFNFSSRLGNTRDSHRVIWYAGKKEREAGAPAATELGVVGGLQTRVVENLFKAYFEEGGNITDQKILLEAAVLAGLDRGEVERLLDSDDGGQEVDLEAARAQRQLVTGVPYYTIQGQYAIGGAEDPSAFLQVFEQAKQNS, encoded by the exons ATGATTTATCAGAAACTGGCCCATCTGAACAAACATATTGCTATTACTATGACGAACTTTAACATTCAGATCATCTCGGACAGCGTCTGTCCG TGGTGCTACGTAGGCTTGCGCCGTCTTTCCCGCGCCATTGCAACCCATAAATCAGTCCACCCCACTGATACATTCACTCTCACCTGGCACGCCTACTACCTGAGACCTGACAACCCGCCTTACCCGGGCCTAGACAAGAGAGAGTACTATATCAGCCGGtttggggaagatggatTCTCTCAGATCTCTAACAAACTCGGTGAGGTTGGACGACAAGAAGGGATAGCGTTCAATTTCTCCAGCAGGCTGGGGAACACACGGGATTCGCACCGGGTGATTTGGTATgctgggaagaaggaaagggaagctGGCGCTCCCGCAGCCACTGAGCTGGGTGTAGTCGGGGGCTTGCAAACAAGGGTTGTCGAGAATCTTTTTAAGGCATACTTTGAGGAGGGGGGGAATATCACAGACCAGAAGATACTCCTGGAGGCTGCGGTTCTGGCCGGGCTGGATCGCGGTGAAGTAGAGAGACTTCTGGATTCCGATGATGGAGGGCAGGAAGTCGACTTGGAGGCAGCTCGAGCCCAGAGGCAATTGGTTACTGGTGTGCCCTATTACACGATCCAAGGGCAATATGCCATTGGGGGAGCCGAGGATCCCTCGGCATTTTTGCAGGTTTTTGAGCAGGCGAAGCAGAACTCTTAG
- a CDS encoding uncharacterized protein (predicted protein), producing MSTNPLVRCYDSAWFLLHIFILNIPPSRLFLFPVLAGSVWFLTLASLLSIWLAHGMPQYPGQSNQHVAFISDIASFELKPLFLIGASITAVGFVTTVSAVHVVRYEPGFALVKCPVTNNRNGNGEHGLTGHRSSYHSHCGHHDSYSEDEEDHETTRTLKLISLLAIFAAAVASIALILLAVMDTFRYKSAHHLFLQYIIDHCVRTNFDGYVPSVLYSPPIQRKDIEPPESLPGQIRNWDPERAPLVEGPSGGRYT from the exons ATGAGTACAAACCCTCTCGTCCGCTGTTATGATTCAGcctggtttcttctccatatctTCATTCTCAACATTCCCCCAAGTCgactctttctcttcccagtgtTAGCTGGCTCGGTCTGGTTTCTGACTCTGGCGTCCCTACTGTCAATATGGCTCGCCCACGGAATGCCTCAATACCCGGGACAAAGTAACCAGCATGTTGC CTTCATCTCCGACATAGCGTCTTTCGAGTTGAAGCCACTTTTTCTCATCGGTGCTTCTATCACAGCCGTGGGTTTCGTGACCACCGTTTCTGCGGTTCATGTAGTGCGCTATGAGCCGGGATTCGCTTTGGTGAAATGTCCTGTAACCAACAACCGTAATGGCAATGGCGAACATGGTCTTACTGGGCATCGCAGTTCGTACCATAGTCACTGTGGCCATCATGACTCCTacagcgaggatgaagaggaccATGAAACTACGAGAACCCTAAAGCTTATCTCTCTGCTAGCCATCTTCGCTGCCGCCGTGGCTAGTATCGCGCTGATTTTACTGGCGGTCATGGATACCTTTCGGTATAAGAGCGCACatcacctcttcctccag TATATCATTGACCATTGCGTCAGAACCAATTTCGACGGCTACGTCCCAAGCGTGCTTTACAGTCCCccaatacaaagaaaagatatcgAACCACCCGAAAGCTTACCGGGCCAGATACGGAATTGGGACCCTGAGCGCGCCCCACTAGTTGAGGGACCTTCAGGGGGGAGATATACGTGA
- a CDS encoding SPX domain protein (protein involved in vacuolar polyphosphate accumulation, contains SPX domain), with translation MRFGKTLKNSIYSPWSGKYIDYHKLKVLLREHDVTGDGSDSDTQWTEQDEEAFVQELINVQVDKVNAFQVETSQQLRERTSACETKLRPLAPSDENEVPTIVDENERKTIASEVLQELDGITKEVSELEKYSRINFTGFLKAAKKHDRKRGARYRVKPLLQVRLSQLPFNSEDYSPLVRRLSVMYSFVREISSQGVVEPKDVEAPRFGQDSYSSLKFWVHSDNILEVKTYILRRLPVLIYNPGTSKELETLPDDPTITSLYFDTPQFDLYTQKVARAPEASSLRIRWTGNLKDKPAIFLEKKVVTDDDRSKEVKVQLKQKHVKEFLDGEYRFDKKLHRMTDMGNGESEQAESLKRDVDELQSFIKEHQVQPMLRANYTRTAFQIPGDDRIRISLDTNLALIREDSLDEERPCRDANEWHRTDIDNVGMEYPFSTVRTGEIARFPYGLLEIKLRGESAHKAEWVNDLMVSHLVKEAPRFSKFVHGVAQLFEDYVNSFPFWLGEMENDIRRDPETAFQQERERIAKRAEDDMAVGSFLGNRASPSVKPLVGSPISRLPDVESSTRPRPSPQAAPSSRPSALEGVSHEVPESSEQEDRPVTLSRLAALFPTFSFSRASRVQQASVALPPGVREPGTWIKDSGPVKVESKVWLANQRTFIKWLHVSILLSSLSLGLYNAAGKTNDIARALAIVYTCFAIFSAAWGWYMYEKRSRLIRQRSGRDLDNTFGPIVVCIGLAVALVLNFAFKVGGTRQWPFRPD, from the coding sequence ATGCGCTTTGGTAAAACTCTCAAGAATTCAATTTATTCTCCGTGGAGTGGGAAGTACATCGATTACCACAAGCTCAAGGTCCTCTTGAGAGAGCATGATGTCACCGGGGATGGCAGTGACTCGGACACTCAATGGACGgaacaggatgaagaggctTTTGTCCAGGAACTGATCAACGTTCAAGTGGATAAAGTCAACGCTTTCCAAGTGGAGACTTCCCAGCAGTTGAGGGAACGTACTTCTGCCTGTGAAACCAAGCTGCGACCACTGGCACCCTCTGACGAAAACGAGGTACCCACTATAGTCGACGAAAATGAGAGGAAGACTATCGCTTCCGAAGTTCTCCAGGAATTAGATGGTATCACCAAAGAAGTGAGCGAGCTCGAGAAGTACAGTCGCATCAACTTCACTGGGTTCCTCAAAGCTGCAAAGAAGCATGATAGAAAGCGAGGGGCCCGATATCGCGTTAAGCCTCTGCTTCAAGTCCGGCTATCGCAGTTGCCATTTAACTCTGAAGATTATTCGCCCCTAGTCCGCAGGCTGTCAGTGATGTATTCCTTTGTTCGTGAAATATCGAGTCAGGGTGTTGTTGAGCCCAAGGATGTGGAGGCGCCTCGGTTCGGCCAAGACTCATATTCATCATTGAAGTTTTGGGTACACTCCGATAACATTCTAGAAGTCAAAACTTACATCCTTCGACGATTGCCGGTCCTCATCTATAACCCTGGCACTTCTAAGGAATTAGAGACACTTCCAGACGACCCTACAATCACATCCCTATACTTTGACACCCCACAATTTGACCTTTACACTCAAAAGGTCGCACGTGCACCTGAGGCTAGTTCCCTGAGGATTAGATGGACCGGAAATCTGAAAGATAAGCCTGCTATCTTCTTGGAGAAAAAGGTCGTGACCGATGACGATCGCAGTAAAGAGGTAAAGGTGCagctgaagcagaagcacGTGAAAGAGTTTCTCGACGGCGAATATCGATTTGACAAGAAGCTCCATCGGATGACCGACATGGGTAATGGAGAGTCGGAGCAGGCAGAATCTCTCAAgagggatgtggatgagCTGCAATCGTTCATTAAGGAGCACCAGGTGCAACCCATGCTGCGAGCCAACTATACTCGCACGGCTTTCCAGATTCCTGGCGATGATCGGATCCGCATCTCTCTCGACACGAATTTAGCACTAATTCGTGAAGACTCTTTGGATGAAGAGCGACCCTGCCGTGACGCGAATGAATGGCACCGTACTGATATCGACAATGTCGGTATGGAATATCCATTCAGTACCGTCCGAACAGGTGAAATCGCGCGCTTCCCGTATGGTTTGCTGGAGATTAAGCTGAGGGGGGAGTCTGCACACAAAGCCGAATGGGTCAATGATCTGATGGTTTCACACCTTGTGAAGGAGGCCCCACGGTTTTCTAAATTTGTTCATGGCGTCGCACAGCTTTTTGAAGACTATGTCAACAGCTTTCCTTTCTGGCTTGGTGAGATGGAAAATGACATCCGCCGGGATCCTGAGACTGCGTTCCAGCAGGAGCGAGAAAGAATTGCAAAACGGGCGGAAGATGACATGGCAGTTGGAAGCTTCCTTGGCAACAGGGCGAGCCCGTCTGTAAAGCCCTTGGTGGGATCCCCCATCTCTAGGTTACCAGACGTCGAAAGTTCCACACGCCCGAGGCCATCACCCCAGGCAGCGCCATCTTCCAGACCGTCTGCCTTAGAGGGCGTCTCTCATGAAGTACCTGAATCATCAGAGCAAGAGGACCGACCTGTGACCCTGTCCCGTCTGGCTGCGTTGTTTCCAacgttttctttttcacgtGCAAGTCGCGTGCAGCAGGCTTCGGTTGCTTTGCCGCCGGGTGTACGGGAGCCAGGTACCTGGATCAAGGATTCCGGACCTGTCAAGGTCGAAAGCAAAGTGTGGCTTGCCAACCAGCGAACCTTCATAAAATGGCTTCACGTCAgtatccttctttcctcgctCTCTCTGGGTCTTTATAACGCAGCGGGTAAAACCAATGACATAGCCCGCGCCCTCGCTATCGTCTATACTTGCTTTGCAATCTTTTCCGCAGCCTGGGGGTGGTACATGTATGAGAAGCGCTCTCGACTTATTCGCCAACGAAGCGGGCGGGATCTAGACAATACTTTTGGACCGATAGTTGTGTGTATCGGATTGGCTGTAGCCCTTGTATTGAACTTTGCCTTTAAGGTAGGCGGAACCCGTCAATGGCCATTTCGTCCAGACTAA